TATGTTCACTGCAGGCTCTGGATGTGTCTTGGAATTTTCCAGTTTTCATGTATAAATGGTTTTCACTTCTGACAGGTGCCAAAGAGTTTCACTCGTtctcattttatagttttttaattgtttctgtaatttatttttcaaacatatatatatatatatatccgttGTAGAAATTAAGTGTactttcagaaaaaaattatacatggtaatttattaaaaagatagCTTTGAATTTATGAAGGGCTTTGGAGGAGGAAGCAATAGAGTATGGAGCCTACCTTATAATGTTTGCTAAGACATGTGAACATTCGAAGCTTGGAACCATATGATGTAAGACATAAATGTCAAAACGTGAGGAAAGATAAATTCATACATACACGTACAAAAAAACTCATTTAGACAATAATGTGGGGGAATAATAGACATATTATGTGACATTAATATATGTCCACTTCAACATGTGCTTTGTATTATTCGGCCAAACATTCTCTTTGCTGCTATATATCGTCGACCCTTATTAGCTcctcttgtttgtttgttttttggtaaatcATTAGCTCCTCTTGTTGAGCATTTTTTTTGTTCGTATCTAGAGCTAGttatacatttttcattatAACATAGATTATTGATTTTAGCACTTGGTAATTATGTTGTAATATGAAAAAACCGTTATATAAACGAATTTATAACAACAAATTATACtctcttataaaattttaaatgaaattgtTCTATTTGCAATATGctaaatttttgtaaattaatttttaatagtttgcataaatgataataaatcagATTTCCTACAATGATGAAGAACGTTAATAGATTATAGTCAAACTTGAGGTTAATTAAATGTACTTTCATGACTAAAtcaattttttgtaaattaattttcaataattttcacAAATGATAAGAACTATAATGATGAAGagctttaataattttttagttaaacTTGAGGCTAATTAAGTAGACTTTTATGACTAAATCACTGATTTAAAAATGTCAGGTATGTTTTCTGTATATAAGAGGTTTATAATATTGCATTGCTATGATTACTCTCATTTTATTCTTAAAGCCATATTAAATACGTgtatattttttgtcttttagtgttaaacatagataatatggaaaaaaattcaAGGAAAAAGCCATtctcaaaaaaattgaatgttCATCATTCCAACTTTGTTCAATAAAAACTCTTAACAGTTCCCAAGGTGTGTAAAGTGAACATGATGACATAACATACCACATAGTCACATACCACATTATTAATTGGGACATTAGTATTCTCTTGCTCACTTAGTAATTGGAAATAAAAGTCATTTATATGTAAAAGAGTTTATATATCGTTATCATAATTCACTACATGCTCTAGTTTTGGGTTTTGAAACAAAGGAAAGCTTGTCGTGATCTGATTTTACTAGAAGATCAGCATGGTCGACCGATTTGATATTAGAGAAGCATGCATGTTATGATTGTTACTTATCAATATGACGTGtcaggaaaaaaatatttatcctacatttaattaatatgatgattaataaattaaaaaaatatatattggttAACTTAAAATATCTAAGGAAAATGGTTATGTGTAGGTGGCCAAAAAACCCAAATATAATTAACTGCTGCTGGTTTAATCGATGAATAAAGTTCATTTATTCTTTGTCAATATGGTTTAGTAGAATCGAACCGATAAATTAAAAGCAGAGATTATTCGGTTTAGCTCACACATACACTTTctctaataattaaaaaaaggaaaaatttaaTCTGAACGTGTATAATTACGCTCTCTCTCTGTCAAAAGTtgtaagagaagaagaagaaaagacacACAGTCGTTGATGCTGCTCGTCTTCTTCGTTCAACTAATAAAAGGTCTCTCCTTTCTCTTCACTCTTCTCAGATGCTTGAATGTTTGATACAATTTCTCTTCCCATTGTTTGTTCAAACTCGTTTTTTTGGACTAaagttgtttcctttttaaCTCATTTTCACTAACCCTTCTCTGTTTTGTTCAGATACTTCGCCATTTGTGTTGCTTCCGCTTCTCTCTTTATCAAGTTCAGAGCTTTGGTTGAGATTTGGCTTGTAGGGTTTGTTCGGTTCtcgtctgatttttttttttttgctattttagGAAACTCTTCCGTGGGTTTGAAGAAAGGGTAAAGCCATGAAGGGGATTAAGGAGGAGAACGTGGTGAACGAGTTTAGGGTGAGGGGTGAGTGTCTGCATAGCGCGTTGGACAAGGTTAACGCTCATGCTTCCGACGTGCTTCTCTTCAGTGTTCAGTGGAAAGACTTGAATGAGTATCTGGAATCAGTCAAAGGTAAATTAAAGGAGAGGTTCAGGGAGTTAGAGTCCAAGGAGGTTGAGTTGAAAGGTCAAAGCTTTGCACTTGAGGAGAGGGCTAAAGTGGTTGAAGAAGCTGAAGCTAAGGTTGCTGATTTGGAGATGAAATCTGATGGGATTCGGATGGATGTTGAAGCAATGAAGAAAGAGCTTAACTTTTTTACTAAACAGGTTGAAGTTTCTGTAGGCGAGTCTAACGCGGAGGAAGCGAGACTGTCTCAGCTTAGGAGATTGGTGGAAGAGTGTGAGGAAGAGAGAATGTTGAAGGAGAGTCAGCTTGGTTTGAAAGGTGAAGAGCTAGCAAAGTTGGAGACTGATATTGAGAGGTGTTGTGCTGAGGTCAGCGCAGAGATGGAGAGATTGCGTGGAGCTCAAATTCACAGGAGACAGTTAGATGAGGAAGTTGAGAGGAAGACGAAAGATCTCGCATTGGTTCAGAGCAAGCTTGAGGAATGTGAGAAGATGTTTGAGACAAGGTCCTCAGAGCTGGTTGAGACTCAGGATGAGCTTGAATGTAAGCGAGAAGATTTAGGACAGTTGGAAGCTGAGCTTGAAAGGCATCGCGTTAAGGTCATCACAGAGAAGGATCATTGGGAGAGGACGCGAGATCACGGTAGAGAACTGGAAGAGGAGATatcaagaaagaagaaagagctTGAATCGGTGATAGAACAACTAGATTCCAAACAGAAGCTGCTTGAGACACAGTCATCTGAACTTGTCTCTAAGGAGAAAGAGTTTGAAGCTCTTAGTCTGGACATTGGATTGAGTGAGCAGAAGGTCATGTCCCTAAATAACGACATGAAGGAGATTTGCCAACGAGTGGAATCAAAAGGCAAGGAGCTGGAGAAGGTTCAAAGGCTAATTAAGGAAAGGAGTGTGCATTGTGAGTCACTCAAGCTGTTGATTGAGGAACGCAGTGAAGAACTTGATTCTAAAGTGAAGCAACATGATGAGATAACAGATGATATTCGGAAGTTATCCTTGGAGATTGTCTTTAAAGAGAAGACACTGAAAAGAGCTGAAGTTTTTATCCAGCAGCTCTCTGAGAAACAAGATTCGGCAGAGGAAAAACTGGATTCGACTAGAAGAGATCTGGCAAGTTGCATTGACGAACATGAGTCAATGGAGAGAGACCTTATCTCTGTGAAGGATATATATAGAGAGTGCCTCGAAGATCTGGAGATCAAGGAGAAGGAGTTGAAGTGTGTAGAATCAATACTCACTGAGAGAAATAAACAAGTTGAGGAACGAGAGAAGATGATGCAACATTTGAATAGCTCCATTGAGAAACTTATGGGACAGCTCAAGTTGAAACAAGAAGAGGTTTGTTCAATCAAAAAGACCATCAAGGAATGCTCCCGTGAGTTGAAGGCTAAGAGGAAACACCGTGATAAGGTTCAAAGCACACTTACTGATCTTATTGCTGAGCTCAAGTCAACAGAAAGCCAACTTAGCTCTGTCAAACAAAAGATTCAAGACAGCTTGAAAGACTTTCAAGGGCTTGAACTGAAAGAGAAAGAGCTTAGTGCTCGGGAGGCAAGGATTGATCACAAGGCTCAGCAACTGATATCAACAGAACAGAAGTTGCCAAAATCCTCTAAGAAAACTGAGCTGAAAGCAAAGAAACAAGGCAACACGGTTCAACAAGCTGACCTTGTACGAGACGCTAACGTACGCGACGAGAAAACTTTGCAGTTACTCTTACGTGGGCATCTGAAGAAACGTGATCAGCTTCATCTCGACGTCTTGTCTTCTATTAAAAGATCTTCTGACCCGGCAAAGCTTGTGTTAGAGACAGTAAATGGGCTCTACGCAGCTCACCAAAGGACAGAAGCTACAAATCTTGATCCAAAGAGTGTTCAAAGGAGTAGCATCTGCTTGCTAGAATGCTTGATGGATATGTCACCAAACCCCACAGCTGAAGTACAAGGAGAAGCTTTCAAGTTTGCCACTGAATGGAAGAACATAACTCTGGTTGAGGCAGAGAATCCAGTGGAGGTGTTGGAGTTTCTAAACTTTCTTGCTGCATTCAGTTTCGCATATGCTTTTGATGCTGACCAAGTCCAAAGTCTTTTTGATGTTGACTTCCTTTGCAAATATGGTCTCAGTCTATGCAAAGCTCTTGGAGTATCAGCTCTAGCACCTGGTATGTTCTCGTACTAATGTCTCAAAAATCAATGTGTGTTGTCGTTAAATTATTCTTCAAACCTGGTCTCATATGTGATACTGCTACAAGCAAAACACTATCAAGCTCTATTTTAATCTTGTCAttgttattgaattttttttttgcagtcaACAATAATGTGCTATCATTGGAAGATAAGCCTGAGCAGCAGCCCCGTGAAGCACCAGTCATCAATAGTAGTGATCCATGCTCCTTGGATGTCCAACAAAGCATAGCTTCACCTCATTTGCCTGATGAAGATTCTCTTAGGGACATTGAGGACTCAACTTCTTTTTCACCGAATGAAGTCTCAACTAAACTTCGAATGCTTAAATATCCAGGCAGGTTTGTTCTAACTTGTCTCGATGATGCACTCATTGGCGCTCGTAGGAGAGGGGAATTGAGTTTAGCAGAGCCTATAGTCAAGACTTTTGTTCCCCTTCTGGAGGAGCTGGCACGTGGTGTAGTCTCTACTGATGATCCTGGTCTACAGTCTGATGCAACCAAAGTGGCACGTGAATGGGTGAGGATGATGGGAGCTAGTGTTGAAAAGTCAGAGCTTGAGGTTTGGGCTTTTCTGCAATTCATTGTGGCGTTTGGATTGCGGATTCAACCAGATCAAAATTTACAACTCGCCTCGCGTGTTACTCACTTCAAACAGGCTCCAAGACTCTTCCAATCTCTTGGTCTCAGTGATGCCATCCCAAGTAAGTTGAACTTCTACAATGCATTTGTTtcctttgtgtgtgtgttgtgtgtGAGTTTACCACTAATGATTATGCTGTGTACTCTTCATATCTCCACAGATTTTGTCACACAGCTCCTTGACAAAGCCATCTATATTCCGGCAATTCGGTTTATGCTTTACTTCAACGTGACAAACAACTTCTCTCCCCTGGAGTTCTTGAAGGAACAGATCATCAGTCTCAGACGCTCAGCCAAGCAAAAGAGAACAACACATGAATCACAGGTTATAGCTTGCTTTGATCCATCTCTTCTTGTCAAACTCTATATTTGTCATCAATTGTTAAATTTTGTAACCTATGTTGGCTTATAGGCTGACGCTGCTACAATGAGGGACATAATGGAACTCATTGAAGACTTCCAGCTGGAAATTGACATTCCTGTGGCTCTTATCCTCAGATTCATGGTTCCTCGGGACATTCATAACCTTCCAGTTCAGGCTTCAGACACAGTCTTTCAAAGCTCATGCATTGCCACTGATGGCTCAAACCCGAGCCATCCAACAATCTTTGATGCGGCACCAGATCAACCTGTTAACGTGGAAACATATGAAGCTGGTGGTTCAACTGAGTTCCAAGGTCAATCTTCACATCAAGCTGGTTCTAAACGTCCAAGGGTGGTGGAGGATCCTGAGGGTTCTAGACCGGTGATTAGACCTTGCTTCAATCGACCACCAGGATCTGGCTGATTCTAGTTATCTGTATCAAGTTTAAGGCTATAACTAGCTTTGTAGGAAGTAACTAACTAGAAAGATCTTTTGTTTTTTGGGCTTGATAGGTCTCATCTATTGTGGTTAGTAGCTCCATGGTTTCTCTCTTGTATAATACACTTGTATTTTGTTATGGCATTTGGGAGGCAGTTAAGATcttgaattttaattattaatgcAACAAAAGCTCTTTTGAATCGTTGTGAATACATTGATGTCGTCTCCTTCATATTATTATGATCTGCAAACCTGAGGCCTGAGGGACTTCTAGACCGGTGATTAGAACTTGAAGTCGTTTGTTGCAAGAGAGTTCAAGACCAGTGACCTTCTAACTCTACTAGACACCTCTTATTGGCTAACTCTGTCCTGATCTTTGTGAGTTTCTAGGGTTGGACAAGGCCATTACAGGTGATGATTCCTTGttctttactctctctctctctcccaccATTGTGTAAAGTGAACATGATGACATAACATACCACATTAAGGACATTAGTATTCTCTTGCTCACTATGACATTTAATAGGAAATACAAGtcttttatatgtaaaaaagtttaaatatcGTTATCATAATGCACATGATATAGTTTTgggttttgaaacaaaaaaaacttgctAAGTGAATTGAAGCTAATAAAGATATATTAACTTGATTTTAGTAAAGATCGAAATGGTCGAccagaataaatatattataaaattattaatattgtaactttaattttaactattttgtaatttacatGTATGATTTATTATTGCTTAGGTATAATGGATTTTATTTACTTCTCCAAATCTAACCATAGCATTTTCGTGCTgaaacaaattaatattttgaattttttttttgaatttatgcTTTTGATTTTTGGCATACTAATTTAGATTGTTCATGATATCATTTTTGGATTATACTGAATTATACATATTGCATTAGTTCAGTTTTTCatcttaaatatgtatatatatattttcataattttcttgtataatttgattttgtggaTTTATAAATGTAGTAGGAAAAACTGATATGATGATAAGtacaaaagttttataaatGAACATTATcgataaaattttcaaaacttatGAACGGATATAAATGtatacaaaatagttttgttttgtaaattaCTAAATTCTAAGCAGCTTTATACTTTAGATGTATTGGAAAATGCTGCATGTCATGTCATGTCATGTTTGTTACTTATCTCATATGACatgtcaaaacaaaataaatttatacataatttaatcAATGCGttgattattaataaattttgtttgaatcaatactattaaaagggaatgattttgaaaaaatctacctatgaaagttgtttggacatattacttttaaatttttttagacTTACCATGTATATTATAACAATAATTGACAACCTTTTTTACCCTATACACCCCTTATTATTACTCTAACCATATAAACTgtatacattattatttatacATAACCATTAAAACCGATTGCTAAACCACCCTACCCAAACAAAATACATTACATGAACTAAAACCAAAGCACAACCTATTATAACTGTTACGTTAACGAAATATTCATTTCTCTCACATACTACCATCGACTACAAAACACGTTACATGTAAGACACTACACTACATAGAAGCTTTATACAAGATTTGGGTGTAAGATTATATGATTCAAACACTAAATTTCATTAGTGAACTAATCTTCAAGATTATATGATTCAAACACtaaatttcataattatgaAAAGCAAACAAAACTAAACTCGCGCTttcaagcgcgggtca
The Brassica napus cultivar Da-Ae unplaced genomic scaffold, Da-Ae ScsIHWf_974;HRSCAF=1374, whole genome shotgun sequence genome window above contains:
- the LOC125606790 gene encoding restin homolog, which translates into the protein MKGIKEENVVNEFRVRGECLHSALDKVNAHASDVLLFSVQWKDLNEYLESVKGKLKERFRELESKEVELKGQSFALEERAKVVEEAEAKVADLEMKSDGIRMDVEAMKKELNFFTKQVEVSVGESNAEEARLSQLRRLVEECEEERMLKESQLGLKGEELAKLETDIERCCAEVSAEMERLRGAQIHRRQLDEEVERKTKDLALVQSKLEECEKMFETRSSELVETQDELECKREDLGQLEAELERHRVKVITEKDHWERTRDHGRELEEEISRKKKELESVIEQLDSKQKLLETQSSELVSKEKEFEALSLDIGLSEQKVMSLNNDMKEICQRVESKGKELEKVQRLIKERSVHCESLKLLIEERSEELDSKVKQHDEITDDIRKLSLEIVFKEKTLKRAEVFIQQLSEKQDSAEEKLDSTRRDLASCIDEHESMERDLISVKDIYRECLEDLEIKEKELKCVESILTERNKQVEEREKMMQHLNSSIEKLMGQLKLKQEEVCSIKKTIKECSRELKAKRKHRDKVQSTLTDLIAELKSTESQLSSVKQKIQDSLKDFQGLELKEKELSAREARIDHKAQQLISTEQKLPKSSKKTELKAKKQGNTVQQADLVRDANVRDEKTLQLLLRGHLKKRDQLHLDVLSSIKRSSDPAKLVLETVNGLYAAHQRTEATNLDPKSVQRSSICLLECLMDMSPNPTAEVQGEAFKFATEWKNITLVEAENPVEVLEFLNFLAAFSFAYAFDADQVQSLFDVDFLCKYGLSLCKALGVSALAPVNNNVLSLEDKPEQQPREAPVINSSDPCSLDVQQSIASPHLPDEDSLRDIEDSTSFSPNEVSTKLRMLKYPGRFVLTCLDDALIGARRRGELSLAEPIVKTFVPLLEELARGVVSTDDPGLQSDATKVAREWVRMMGASVEKSELEVWAFLQFIVAFGLRIQPDQNLQLASRVTHFKQAPRLFQSLGLSDAIPNFVTQLLDKAIYIPAIRFMLYFNVTNNFSPLEFLKEQIISLRRSAKQKRTTHESQADAATMRDIMELIEDFQLEIDIPVALILRFMVPRDIHNLPVQASDTVFQSSCIATDGSNPSHPTIFDAAPDQPVNVETYEAGGSTEFQGQSSHQAGSKRPRVVEDPEGSRPVIRPCFNRPPGSG